Part of the Elgaria multicarinata webbii isolate HBS135686 ecotype San Diego chromosome 5, rElgMul1.1.pri, whole genome shotgun sequence genome, GGCGTGTAAAGCACCGTCTCCCGGAGCCTATTGTCCCCCGAGCCAGGATGCAAGTAGGGATGTGGGGGGCGCCTAAGGTCATAATTAGGGGAATAGGTGTAGGCGGTTGGGGGGAACTTAGGGTACTCAGGAAGGTTACTGCCCCCCAAGGTGGAAGAAGGGTGTTTGTCGGGCTCCAAAATGCCCCTGTAAAAACGATCAGCATCCTGAACAGGGGAAAGCAACTCGTCCCGAGGCTCAATGGTGCTCACACTGTATGTGGGGCTCCGGAGGGTCTCCTCTTGGCCCCCTGGAGCTGCGGGGGGCTGCCCCAAGACCTgcgggggtggtgggggttgGGGCTGGAGATGATGGTTGCTGTAGGTCACCTTGAGCTCATGGAGGTCTTTGTAATCCTCGCCCGCATTGCCCTCCCTGGAGCGGTAGATGGGGTTCTTGCACATGTGGCCTAAAGGGTGAGGGATGTATTCATAGACATGTCCTGCAGGGGTTTTCACCTTGGGCAAAGccggaccaccgcctcctcctcctccgcggtGAAGATGCTGTGGATGCTGCTGGTGATGGGCGTGGGGATGAGAATGGGGGGCTCCTCCTCCTGTGTATACACTGTACTGCATGTTGAAGGAGCTCACATCCGAGTTGTTAGTGCTGGCATGGTCACCTTGGACCTTCTTCCTGCGCTTCATGACCAGCACAAAGAGACCCGCAGCCACAAACACAGACATGATGAAGACCAGCAGCAGGCTGAGGATCAGCACCGACAAAGGCAccgtggaagaagaggaggaggaagaagagccaccagaaggtgatgctgagtcctcctcctccaaggtgcTATTGAATTGCCCAGAGTTGGAGAAGGGGGTGGTCCTTGCTGGTCCCTGCATGGATGATGGGGTGGGTGTGGAAACAATGATGTCAGAGTAGTCTGGACACAGCAGCTCTGGTTTGATGTTCCTCATGTAATTCTCAGCAAATTTCTTAGGGGATTCACAGATTACCTGGTCCACAAGGACTCCCGTGCTCAGTTGTTCAAGCCATAGCTTCATGCCCACCACATCGCATGTACAATCCCACGGGTTTTCGTGAAGATCTATTTGCAGCAGGGATTTAAGCTGGTCAAGCACCCCACTCACAGGAAGGTAGGAGAAGTGGTTGCTCCTCAGGTTCAACCTGTAGAGAGTTAAACCAGAAAAGATGCCCACAGGTAAAGATCTCAGCAGGTTGTTGTTGAGAAACAAGAGCTGTAAATTGGGCACTGGATCAAAAGTGCTGGCCTCAATCTCCCGGATCACATTGTATTGCAGGAAGAGGTACTGCAAACTCTGAAGCCCATAGAAAAGCTCCGGGTTCAGTTTCTCAATCCGGTTCCCATTCAGATAGAGCCTCCGCAAGTTAGTTAGATCCCCAAAGGCCCGATCCTGAATGACCGAGATGCGGTTATTGCCCAGGTGGAGCAAATCCAACCCAGTAGCATCCAGGAAATCCGACCTGCGCACCAGGGCAATGTAGTTCTCGGTCAGGTACATCTTCTTGGGATTGTAGGGCTTGGGCTGGAGCTCTGAGATGCTCTCGATCTTCCTCTCCTGGCAGTTGACATTGAGGCCCAAATCAGAGATCTGAAGGTTGCAAGTGCAAGCTGTTGGGCACTCCAAAGGCACCGGAGATTTGGTCTGATAAGCAATGCTGGGGCCGTAGTTGCTGTATCCCAGATCCTTGGAGGGCAAGCGGACAGTGGGACGCAGCCTGGACTTGTTGGGCTGGCGGGTCCCCTTGGGCTTCAAGGGAGATTTGTAAACAGCCGGGGAAGAAGTAGCCACAGAATTGACTGAGGCTGGAGTGGTGTGAAAATACCCTGTGGTGCTCAGTGGGGTCTGGGGTCTCATCTCATAATCGGAGATGAGCCTCCGAGGGCAAAGTTCCTGCTTGGACACTTCATCCAAATCCCTCCCATGTAGACGGAAAGGGGTTTCACAAACCACATCCCCCACCAGGGCTGAATAGGAGATGCTGTCCAACCAATCCTTGAGTGCAATCAGCTCACAGGAGCAGTTCCATGGGTTGTCCTCCAGCTGCAGCTCCACCACCTTATCCATGTGCTGCAGGAGGCCCAAGTAGGGGAGAAGTTTCAGCCGGTTTCCCCTCAGATCCAAATGAGTCAAGGGCACAAATCGGAAGAGGTTGTTGGGCAAGGAAGAGAGGAGGTTGTCGTTCAGGATTAGCACCTGCAGCAGGTGCAGCTGGCTGAAAGTGCTGGGTTCGATACCGCTGATATAATTGTAATCGACCTGGAGATACTCCAAGCTCTCCAGACCCACAAAAGTGTCATCCCTCAGCACCTCCAGCTTGTTGTTGTTCAGATGCAGCCTCCTTAAGCCCTTCAGGCCATGAAAGGCTCCAGTTTCGACATCTTGGATGTCATTCCCACCCAGGTGCAAAATTGAAGCCCCACTGTAATTGACAAACTGGTTGGGGTAGAGCCTGTTGAGGAGGTTCCCAGAAAGCAGGAGGTGGTAGACGGAGAATTTGGGAGGGCTGATCTCAGAGAGGTTAATGATCCCCCGGTTCTCACAGCTCACTGTCAAGATGCCGTCCTTCTCCTCGCAAGGGCATTTGTTGTCACAGATCTCCCCATAATACTCGATGCTCTCTGCCCACGCCAGGACTAGAGACGTTAAAGCAAAGGCGATGGTTTGCACCATCCAGATATGCATTTTCCTGTTGAGATCCTGCTCCAGAGTCACCGTAGAGCAGCAAGCATGCATGTTATTTCCTGCGGAGggcaagaagagaaaagaaacactATCATGAcacaagcaggggtggggggagacaatgCAACTTAGTCATGACAATGTTAGCGGAATTAAAACACAGGGACGGGGCATGATCAAAGACATTAGGTTTGCTTCCAAGTGCCAAGAGTTTTGAATCAATGATGTCCATGTAACTTCTGTTAAATGATCAttgatttatttatctatctatctattaagtACAGGTTTTCTGTATTTCTGAAGATGAGGGCTCCATCCAAATCTTCAGAGTGCATTTCAGCCTCCTTCCTTTATTATTACAGTCtgctttctcttctcctccccacctcgctctctcgctctctctctctctctcaaacacacacacatgcacacactcaaagACACACAAAACCTGTccataaatatacataaaatggCTGTCAGTTTAGTTACTTGGTTCTAATTTCACAGAACAGAAGCACCATTTTATGAGCTTTCCAACCTCACCTATTCCCCACACGGCTCCCTTCCTTTTCAGAACCTTCGCAATGAACAGCGATCTGCAAGGGAAGGTCTTCCCCCATTTTTGCCAAGGCATGCTGCTCTCTGgatagtttaaaacacacacgcacacacacacacacacacacacacacacacacacacacacacacagagttccttGAAATACCACTGCAGGGGTCTacagaaagagcagcagcaacattaTATGACAGTAACATTCCTTTTTTTATACAAAATCCACAAGCAAACCCTGAAATGGGTGAATTCTTCAAAATACCTGAGTCCCCCCagcagttctgctctacaagctTATGCAAAAACCTaaccaacattattattatttttagggggGTACCAGAAGTGCTGGAATTCTCCAACCAAGCAATTGAATGTTGGCCCCCTCATCAtctcacaggttttttttttttcaatgacAGCGCTAGCCACTGGTGAAATATTTATGAATTCTTATTCAAAGCAGATCTTCCTAAAGAAGTCATCATCACTGCTCGCTTCTGGATTGATCGGCTTGTAAATGAGTTATTTTCACAAAGGCACTGGCCAAAAGGCAGCAATGCAACacagtctctctccctccctccctctctccctctctctctctctctctctctctctctctctctctctctctctctcgcacactcacacacacacacacacacacacactgaaaagcgTTGTCCTTTACCCACTCACCCAGAACTTGGCAAGCATGCTAGACCTGAGGATTGTCCCCGCAGCCTCAGCCATAGCTGACATTTTGCTTCTTCCCCCATGCTTAGCAAAACTAGTCCAATTTCAATGGAGCAGGCTAAGTGAGTCTCGGAGAGGCAGATCATCAGCAAATCTAGGAGCTGTACAAGAGTTCCTGTTTCTCAACTGCCATGGGCTATCAGCACCCTCTATTCTTCTGAGAAGGCACCCAagataggtgtgtgtgggggggaggggggataccgCCAACCAGCCAGCCACCAAACTCATCCATTTGTACCCCCTCCCTGACCTGTGTCTCTGAACTGCAGAGTCTCTGAATTGCATCCAGACAGAAACACAATCTGAATTTCCTTTCCAtctgttttccttcctctctccccttaAAGGTTCCTTCTACTTTTACTTGTCTGGACGCAATATTGAGGGAGAAGATGGATGGAGGGAGTGgagtgggcgggtgggtggggggttgatTAATAAGTCACCCAGCCTTAAGTGATgactttttggttttgtttgctgTTGCTTTTTAGAAAGTGGAGGGTTTGCATTTGCTCAGGTCAAACCTTCCAGTATGAATTTTGGATTTCGGGGGATCCtagacattaaaataataataataataatacatatcatagaaaaaaaatctttctgtaGCTCAGCACGTCTCATAGATTACCAAGCATCTCTCTGGGTTCAAGCATTTTGCAGCAGAACCTAGACAGGTTAGGGTAGAAGTCCTTTGCTCTCCAATGGAATGgtttggccaaaaaaaaaaaaaaggcacatctCACTCTCTGCATCAAGcaagaaatggggggtgggggaaaatcgtCCACTTCTAACACAATTCCCAGTTCCACCGGAGTTATTCATCCATGAGCCGACTGCTTTTTGTCAGATGGatcacacataaataaataaataaatgctcccggacttcacctccccccccccatttctttcttttaaagctttatttcaACGATAGGTTGCAACAGCAAAATCGTATCCCTCTCTCCTCCGTCCAACCCTCCCCCTCTTCAAAatattggaggggaggggaggggaagggagagggcaTGAGCTGAGGCAAGTAAAAGTTGAGCTAGAGAGGGGATTGCCTAGAGATCCGGTGGCAAAGGCtagagaaaaggaaggggaaacaGCTAACTGGAATGGGTGAGATATCTCGATCGGTCGATCTATGAGGACGGTTCGATGCCCATCCTCGTCAATGGCCCCCTCCccggggaaaagaaaaaagaaaagaatgagtgACACCCCTAAGATTACCGCACTGAAGCAGCCGCTACAGCTTgcaaggagggaaaaggaaaaggagaggaaaaaagaagctgTTCTTCCAACTGCTCCAGTAGTGGGAGTTGGGAGCAatggtggtgttttgttttaaaaaaaagggggggaaggggagccGAGAGCAACAAGGAGACAGGGATCGacgctccccaccaccaccacacgccTCCTCCACCCCCTCGCTACTTACTGAGGCtgaaatctccagggcctgagcATTGTTGCAACCCATAAAGGTGCCTCGCTATCGCTCGctctcggggtgtgtgtgtgtgtgtgtgtgtgtgtgtgtgtgtgttgcaaaccgcccaggcAGAGGCGAGTTAGGAAGGCGGTGGGGAATGCAGTTGGGAAGGCTGCTTGGCTAGCGAGcggtgcacgcacacacacacacacacgccgccgaggcgcccccccccccactccgtgcgcacacacacacacacacacacagagcacagcGGTGGTGCCAGGGGCTGCCACCAGAAGCTCCTCTTCCCAATAGCGGAAAGTGAAAGGGGGGGGCACGACGAACTGGATAGACAGGGAGAGGCGAgccagagaggaaggagggagtggaaagggggaggacagAAGgagcgagcccccccccccggaagggAGATGGAGAGTGAATATTAGggaaggaaggggtgtgtgtgtgtgttttgcagcgTTGAATGACAAGCAGGGGCTAagtatggcggggggggggggagactggaaAGGACGGCAAGGGGCGAGTGATCTAGGTGGTAGATCCTGAGCGGTGCTGGAGAAGGATCGGGGACGCGCGCACAcgccgggagagagagagagagatttggccgAGTTTTTAGAAAGgaaacagcgggggggggggggcatgtggtgAATGCtttggcggagggggggggaggaaactgtAGTGGTCgaaagggaggaaggaggcaagATCTGGGTCGTTGCGGagtggcggtgggtgggtgggcaaacGATTGGGGATGATTTCGAAAACGCGGATCGGCTGGATACCCTGTCTGAGGGTCTGGGAAACAACGGTGgccataaaaggggggggggagacgagcggtgtgtgtgtgtgtgctgggggtgTCATTTGGCTGGGTAGGGCCCAagggcagagaagaggaagaaagtgtgtgcgagagagagagagagagagagagactacggGGGCGTCGCTGGGGAGGCTTGAGGAAGAGATGGGGAATCAAGTCTGgaagcaaaggaggaggaggagaccacttgtggggggggggctgaggaagTGGGGATCAAAGGCAGCGAAGAGGCGGTGCAGGGGGTCCTGGGCCCCAGCGAGACAAGTGAATGGCGGGGCGCGCGCCAGGGAGAGTGGggttaaatgtgtgtgtgcgcgcggggTGCACAGTCACTGCTTCCTGCAGTCAACAGGATGGGCAGCTGCCACGAGTCActcccgccgccccccccccccaaagcagcaTCCACACATGCCGACACACCAGCTCAATGGGAGAGCAGCAGCTCCCGGCTTCACGCACACGCGGCCGCTGGCTCCCACGCGGGCGGTACTCACGCTTTCCATTGAAGAGGTCAACTTTCTCCCCGCTCAGAGGCGGCTTCTCGCCGCTCGCCCTCCCCTCAGCGCTCTCCTCCTCGCCTCCTCCTTCCTGACTCCGTTTCCCAgcgccccgggctgaggccactCGGAGACGCCTTGGCAGCAAGACAGGATCCGGCGAGCCGCCCCTTTaagcctcctcttcttcttcttgcagcgCGCTCTGGACATGGTAGGGCTGGAGACCAGGGCGCAAGGAACCCGTCTTCCCCGGCGGCGGCGGTCCTCGCCGGTTCCTCCGCGGTGGCCCCCGCCGCTGATCCGCCTTCGCCGGCTGGGGTTGATCCTCCGGGCTCttcagcagcggcggcggcggcggggacaCCCTCTGATGCATTCCACCTCAGCCTTCCCCCGGACGCGGTCCCctgatcgggggtggggagagaggaaagagccagaaattaataaataaagccttGCCGcctctcgcctcttcttctgatgatgatgatgattatccacCGATCCCGGCTTCAGAGACGCAGCCGAAGCACAAGCCTTTTAGCATCTCTTTCCGGGGAGAGTGTGAAAAGaagcggggcggggaggaggagattgtgtgtgtgtatgcgcgcgcgcgcgcgcgcgtgtgtgtgcttgtgtgtggatggatgcAAGAGCTGCCCCAGCCAGAACTGTGATCAACTGGGCTTCTCGCCTCTCTGCTACCTTCTCCTCGGATGGCAaaggaaggcggcggcggcagggagagggagagggagagggaggccctgtgagcaggagggagagagagaggagcagt contains:
- the SLITRK5 gene encoding SLIT and NTRK-like protein 5; its protein translation is MHACCSTVTLEQDLNRKMHIWMVQTIAFALTSLVLAWAESIEYYGEICDNKCPCEEKDGILTVSCENRGIINLSEISPPKFSVYHLLLSGNLLNRLYPNQFVNYSGASILHLGGNDIQDVETGAFHGLKGLRRLHLNNNKLEVLRDDTFVGLESLEYLQVDYNYISGIEPSTFSQLHLLQVLILNDNLLSSLPNNLFRFVPLTHLDLRGNRLKLLPYLGLLQHMDKVVELQLEDNPWNCSCELIALKDWLDSISYSALVGDVVCETPFRLHGRDLDEVSKQELCPRRLISDYEMRPQTPLSTTGYFHTTPASVNSVATSSPAVYKSPLKPKGTRQPNKSRLRPTVRLPSKDLGYSNYGPSIAYQTKSPVPLECPTACTCNLQISDLGLNVNCQERKIESISELQPKPYNPKKMYLTENYIALVRRSDFLDATGLDLLHLGNNRISVIQDRAFGDLTNLRRLYLNGNRIEKLNPELFYGLQSLQYLFLQYNVIREIEASTFDPVPNLQLLFLNNNLLRSLPVGIFSGLTLYRLNLRSNHFSYLPVSGVLDQLKSLLQIDLHENPWDCTCDVVGMKLWLEQLSTGVLVDQVICESPKKFAENYMRNIKPELLCPDYSDIIVSTPTPSSMQGPARTTPFSNSGQFNSTLEEEDSASPSGGSSSSSSSSTVPLSVLILSLLLVFIMSVFVAAGLFVLVMKRRKKVQGDHASTNNSDVSSFNMQYSVYTGGGAPHSHPHAHHQQHPQHLHRGGGGGGGPALPKVKTPAGHVYEYIPHPLGHMCKNPIYRSREGNAGEDYKDLHELKVTYSNHHLQPQPPPPPQVLGQPPAAPGGQEETLRSPTYSVSTIEPRDELLSPVQDADRFYRGILEPDKHPSSTLGGSNLPEYPKFPPTAYTYSPNYDLRRPPHPYLHPGSGDNRLRETVLYTPPSTVYVEPNRNEYLELKAKLNAEPDYLEVLEKQTTFSQF